CCTTAATTTTGCGCGGACGATCAAGCCCATTCTCAATTTTGTCCAACCCACATGAATATAAATAGCCTGTaccttcttttttaaaatcaatcTGAAGATCAAATTTAATCTCCAGAATTTTGCACCCCCTGTGAAAGAGCCTATGGAGGTATTCTCTACGCACATAAATCAGCCAAAGGTGACTTGGTTTAACCTGACCAATTTTTTCGGGAAAGGGAAATAATATGCACGCTTTGGAGGCAGTTGATCTGTCAACTCCATCATTTGGATAGGACGCAATGGAACAACGAAGCATATGTCTCGTTCTATCATGAGATCCACTACCAAACAAACCGCCTAGGCCAGAAGGAAGATACTCAAAAGCAGCGCACATTCCGATTGCCAAACATTTCGCACCAAAATTGGGAGGCACTTCCAGAGTCACTGAAGCCCCCTCACTTTGATGggtaaaaaattttgggaatttttttccAGGAACAACGAGTTCATATCTATTTGCTCTTGAGAAGTCAGCATAACAGAGTTCCTGAAACCATAAAACCATgatgtttgagagagagagagagagtacctgAAAGTAAGATGATAGCAGTGTTAAAAGCTTGTCACTGAAGCGTTGATTGTCAGCCAATTTGAAGCAATTGAGAAGATAGACATTCGGCTCAAAAGGGCTTTCCTGTTTTAATTGATCAGGTAATGTTTCTAGTGAGGTACAACCATTTGCCCAAATATTTCGAATAGATAATGGAATTTGTGGCAAAGATCGAAGACTAGTGCAATTCTCAATATACATATCCTTCAACTTAGACAGACGAATGATGCTTTTAGGAAgacaaacaaaattattttcgCTTAGATTTAGTTTTCTTAAGAGGTGCAATCTGTCAATATCATTAGGTACTGCTTGAAGATTGCAATTCCTTAATTCCAGATTGACTAAAGAACGCAAAAAAGATAGGGAAGGAACTTCCAAACGCACAGGATTTGGACTCCGCATAGACAATGTCCCTTCACATCCATGAAAACGTAGtactttgagattttttatgagaaagatAGAGGAAGGTGGCTCTTTCACAGCAGTTCCAATAATTTCTAGCTTCTTTAGGCCTATGAGATTTCCAATGTTCTCCGGCAAATCTTCAAGTTTTGAGCAGCCAGATAAAGTGAGAGTTTCAATATTTGTAAAATTACAAATGGCATTTGGAATACTCAGAAGTTCCTTACAATCGCTTAGATTCAATGAAGTAAGATTAGATAAATGCTCGAATGATGATGGTAGTTCTCTTATGGCAGTTTTATTCACATCTAGCTCCTTCAAACCTGTGAGATTCCCCAACTTCTTTGGCAATACAAGTGATGAGCAACCAGAAAGAGTGAGCGCTTTTAGATTTGTCATACTACAAATGGTATCTGGGAGACTCAAAAGGTCCTTGCAATCACTTAGATTCAATGAAGTCAAGCCAATTAAACGCTCCACTGATGATGGTAGTTCACTTATAGCAATTCCAATCACTTCCAGCTTCTCTAGGCATTCAAGATTTCCTAGATTCGTTGGCAATTTGTTAAGTCTTGAGCAACCAGATAGAGTGAGTGTTTTTAGAGATGTCAAACAACAAATGGAATCAGGAAGACTTAAAAGGGATTTGCAGTCTCTCAGATTCAATAGAGTAAGACCAATTAAATGCTTTATTGATAACGGCAGTCCTTCTATAGCAGTCCCATCCAAAACAAGGTGTGATAAGTGTGACATATTTCCCACAATCTCTGGAAACTTCTTCAACCTCAAACAACCgttaagaacaaaaatttcaagagaTTCCAAGCTGATCTTGCATGGAAGACTTTCAAGACATACACAACCATCCAAATTCAATAACATAAGTTTTTTAAGATATCCAAGTGATGGGTGAATCTTAGACAAACTTGTACAATCTTTAAGAATTAGCTTCTCAAGATTTGGGAGTTCAGTGGCATCAGGGATCATGATCAAGTCCTTGGAGTAACTGAGATTGATGTGTTTTAACATCTTTGAAatctgttatatatatataaagtaaataaagaaaattagaacattttgaacataatatttattttaaggaaaaaaaaaagtgcattgTTGCATTAGCGAAAATCTTACCTTAATTCCCTTCCATATTTGCTTTAAACTACTGGCACACATAATGAGTTCAATGAGTTTATTTGGATGGAAACTTTCTGGCAAAGATTCCAAAGGATATTTTTCCCAGTTCATAAAACATAATTCATTAGAAAGATAATCCAGACCTCAGGGAAGGTGGACATGATTGATTCGAAGCAATCTTAAGTTTATCATCTTTGAGAAGACTTCAGCCTTCAATTGTtccttttcttctaaaaaagGTGAGCTAACGAATATGCCTTTAACTTTTTGTGTTCCCTAGtaacaaaagagagagatagagagaataAGCATATTGTTAGATAAGAAACACTCAACTGTATTGCCCAAATATATAAGATAAGAAACACTTAAAAATTGGTATAGTGGACTTACTATATTATGTTTCAATACATGAAAGATATCATTACTAAGCCACAACCTACTTTGTTGACCAAGCTCATAAAGGGATTCATGGCGAACAATTTCCCTACCAAAATCTTGTAGTGTATCATGCATCCACAACGTTCCAAAACGTGAGATGTTTATGAAAGATTTTTCCTTAAGACTATCTATTTCTATGCTTATTTGTAGTATACTTGCTACCCAACCTTTGTTCTCCCCTTTGAAGAAACAAGCAATAtctaaaaacaagtttttctcTTTGGAATCTAAGCCATTATAACTGATTGCAAAAGCATTCATCAATTTTTCTGGAGGATCTTCTTTCAGCTTAGCTAGGATATGTTTCCAAACAACTAGTTCTCTTTGCATCAAGCTAGCACCCAAAACTTTGAGAGCTAAAGGAAGTCCACTAGCATAATGAATAACATTTGCGGATAGCTCCTTGAAATCTTCTGGAGGGTAGTCCTTCTTGAAGACTTCCCTACTAAAGAGTTTTAGAGCTTCAACATCATTCAGTTTATTAACCTCATATATTTCAGCTTCAGTCATATCATGTGTGATCAATAGACGTTGATCTCTGGTTGTTATAATGATTCTACTCCCTGGACAAAACCAATTTCTCTTTCTTGCTAATGCTTCTAATTGTTCAGGTTgatccacatcatcaagaatgATAAGAACCTTTTTCTTACGTAATCTATCCTTTATCATATTGATTCCCCATTGAATGTCCCGTATTCGAATATTGCTTTCAATCAAGATATCATCAAGAAGTTGTTTTTGTAGAGAAATTAGACCATTTTTACAACTTTCTTCTCTAACATTGTCAATAAAGCTACTGGCATCAAAATGATAATGAATCCTTTGATGAAGGACTCGTGCTAGGGTTGTTTTACCCATTCCACCCATTCCCCAAATTCCTATAAAACGTACATCTTCCAACCCAATGcctaaatatgaattttttatttctgcCACACGAGAGTCCAGTCCAACACAATCCTCGTGAACATTTGAGTATATAGAATTCAACTGACCATATATCTTCCTGACAATCTCTTCAATAACTGGTGACTCGCTCCTACAAAGAGgaatattgaacaaaaaatttattgagtCAGAAAAAGAGGCAAAAGgctcagattttttttttcccataaatttcaatttaattactATAGCAAAGGGAATTCTGttctcaaaaaaggaaaaaaagaaagaaagaaggaattctaaatttcaatataggaagaaagaaagaaagaaagaaaaataaagataaaacaaaTAGACCAAACAAAATTTGCACTAAATAGTTGGGCATCTGGACTTACCATTTGCCTGAATACTTTATCTTTGCTTACCAAGCAGTACTAGAGAAGACATAAGTTAGTGCCGTTGTGGAaggcaggaaaaaaaaaagtcgtaATTAGGTGAAAGTGATATGCGAAGTGGTTAATTACTttcccaaaaatagaaaaagaaaaggaaaaaagatctGCATAGTGGCCTTTGTTTGGAATGATTGAAAAGGAACAATTGCCTTTTTGAATCTGAAATTAACAGCCTTCTATAAAGCTTCGCATAGCTAGCATTATTTCAGTTTTAATAtgattcataatttttttgtaactaTTTCTAGTTCTTTTCTTTGCAGCATGTCATATTATATTAAGTGTAGGCTTGTAGCTTCACTATTTTTCTAATTCAGCTTTAGGAATTCTTCAAGCTTTCGTTGCTTGAGGATTTTTCTCTACAAAAATTGAGTTTGTTTGTGATGACGAGGATGATgccaataatttatttaaagagaaaaggaaaaatagaggaaaagaagaggGCAAATTTTACTTTAAAGATTATTTAGTTTCTAAGTGAGATTATTTATACCAatcatttatttaaaagaaaaaaaataaaaataaagggaaaaaaaggggCGAATTTTACTAAATTAGGGATAGTCCAAATTAAAGcatatattttcaaaagtataatttttttttgagaaggtatCAAATTAAACTTTGAACTTTCAtcaacaaatttatttatttttgagaaacatgttGCAACTTATGagaaattatgtttttatgttggctttattcaaGGAGAAAACTTTATATGTAATGTATTGTTTGGTGATGTAttagtttttgggttttcatgTAAATTGGGGTAGTGTACTTGAGCCTTTCCTTGAAAACTGGAAGCTGCATCAACCTGAGATCTCATAGCGTAGAGGCGACCTTCTTGCAACCTAAGCTGCCCGCAAAATCCACATGGAAGGTGTTTGTCTGAAAGTGCAGACATGCACCTCGCGACCATCTTGTGACCTTAGGGGGCGAACAAGTCACGAGATGCACGATCTTTGTACTCTGCAAAATGCACCAGCCACTGTTTTTCTACTAGCAAACACACAGCTATGAGGCGTGGCAAAGGGCTTCAGATAAGTATTAATCATAACCTAGAAATCCTAAGTGTGCCAAGAGTGTGAAGCCAATCCTTTGTATgaaaagagagagttttttCTTAGAGAAAAACCAATAAGTTCTTCATCTCCCTTTTCCATCTCTTTCATTCCATTGATAGAGATTCTATAAACACATTCCTCATCCACAAACACATACCTATGAGTgagtgaataaaaaatgaaacttgaGAAGCCATAACCTAAATCCAATCCTCATTGGTGGTGATTCCATTGGAGATTCAATGGAGGGTCTCCAGTAAGCTAGGAAGAGAAAAGGCCTGGTGAAGTTGGTTGCTGGATGAcacttggagggctcaagtacatgtaGGAGAGTGAGCTTGGAGAGGGTTCATTTTATACCTTATGTACTGCAACTATTTTACCTAGTGGAGATTTCCAACAAGTGGTCGGGGGAGAGAGGTTTTTACACCATGAGCTCGGGTTTTCCTCTTCCATAATATTTGTGGTGTTATGTGTGGTTTGCTTGTCTTCCTCTCTCTACTTTATCTAGCATTATATATCGCAATGCTTGTGTAGAGTAGTTTGTGTGTTTGGAAGTTTTGCTAAGTCACTTACACTTTAACTTGTGATTAGTTTAGTGTTAAAATCAACTTAGCCATACAATCTGGTATTAAGGGTTCTAAATACTTGCTAGGATTGTTTTAGCATACTTTCAACTTACAAACTAAATTTGGAGTTAAAATTTGTGTAGCTCTGttcaattgagagagagagagagagagagatgtttcGGTTGAATAAGAACCATCTCTTGCTGTTTTGTGGCTGTCTGAGCTCCCAATTTTACAGTTGGTAttgtttaatgaattttgtaaCAAGCATTCATTTGCAAATTAGTTGAAAATGTTTTTGTAATTAGTGTTAAAAGGTTAAGAGGTGGTGGCTTTTATAAGTAGAGTCCATTCACTCGCAATTGAACAAAATAT
This genomic stretch from Quercus lobata isolate SW786 chromosome 3, ValleyOak3.0 Primary Assembly, whole genome shotgun sequence harbors:
- the LOC115982449 gene encoding TMV resistance protein N-like; translation: MDFGMGSTSSSFPSSTFGYTYDVFLSFRGEDTRNNFAGHLYTALNNKGIHTFKDNEKLQRGTTIKSELLKAIEESRLAVVILSKDYASSSWCLIELAKIIKCMKKTGLTVLPVFHEVDPSDVRHLKGVFEEAFAEHSVRFEDKIDEVNNWRDALVKVANIAGWDLRDRSESPVIEEIVRKIYGQLNSIYSNVHEDCVGLDSRVAEIKNSYLGIGLEDVRFIGIWGMGGMGKTTLARVLHQRIHYHFDASSFIDNVREESCKNGLISLQKQLLDDILIESNIRIRDIQWGINMIKDRLRKKKVLIILDDVDQPEQLEALARKRNWFCPGSRIIITTRDQRLLITHDMTEAEIYEVNKLNDVEALKLFSREVFKKDYPPEDFKELSANVIHYASGLPLALKVLGASLMQRELVVWKHILAKLKEDPPEKLMNAFAISYNGLDSKEKNLFLDIACFFKGENKGWVASILQISIEIDSLKEKSFINISRFGTLWMHDTLQDFGREIVRHESLYELGQQSRLWLSNDIFHVLKHNIGTQKVKGIFVSSPFLEEKEQLKAEVFSKMINLRLLRINHVHLP
- the LOC115982447 gene encoding probable disease resistance protein At4g19520 isoform X2; the encoded protein is MNWEKYPLESLPESFHPNKLIELIMCASSLKQIWKGIKISKMLKHINLSYSKDLIMIPDATELPNLEKLILKDCTSLSKIHPSLGYLKKLMLLNLDGCVCLESLPCKISLESLEIFVLNGCLRLKKFPEIVGNMSHLSHLVLDGTAIEGLPLSIKHLIGLTLLNLRDCKSLLSLPDSICCLTSLKTLTLSGCSRLNKLPTNLGNLECLEKLEVIGIAISELPSSVERLIGLTSLNLSDCKDLLSLPDTICSMTNLKALTLSGCSSLVLPKKLGNLTGLKELDVNKTAIRELPSSFEHLSNLTSLNLSDCKELLSIPNAICNFTNIETLTLSGCSKLEDLPENIGNLIGLKKLEIIGTAVKEPPSSIFLIKNLKVLRFHGCEGTLSMRSPNPVRLEVPSLSFLRSLVNLELRNCNLQAVPNDIDRLHLLRKLNLSENNFVCLPKSIIRLSKLKDMYIENCTSLRSLPQIPLSIRNIWANGCTSLETLPDQLKQESPFEPNVYLLNCFKLADNQRFSDKLLTLLSSYFQVLSLSLSNIMVLWFQELCYADFSRANRYELVVPGKKFPKFFTHQSEGASVTLEVPPNFGAKCLAIGMCAAFEYLPSGLGGLFGSGSHDRTRHMLRCSIASYPNDGVDRSTASKACILFPFPEKIGQVKPSHLWLIYVRREYLHRLFHRGCKILEIKFDLQIDFKKEGTGYLYSCGLDKIENGLDRPRKIKGNGFDHQIDLKTEGTSYVHPNWLCVKENEFDHRIGFKAEGTSSVHSNWLRRIEENGFDHQIGFKTEGTSYVHSNRLRKIEENGFDRQIGFKTEGTSYVHSNGSHKIEENEFDHQTEFKTESTGLKVNKCGVHFVFKQDIEGLSHTNEIDFFSDGEGSFSDEAGPSGEGSFRDCSEGSFSDEPGHSGEGSSNVMTGTERESM
- the LOC115982447 gene encoding probable disease resistance protein At4g19520 isoform X1 — its product is MNWEKYPLESLPESFHPNKLIELIMCASSLKQIWKGIKISKMLKHINLSYSKDLIMIPDATELPNLEKLILKDCTSLSKIHPSLGYLKKLMLLNLDGCVCLESLPCKISLESLEIFVLNGCLRLKKFPEIVGNMSHLSHLVLDGTAIEGLPLSIKHLIGLTLLNLRDCKSLLSLPDSICCLTSLKTLTLSGCSRLNKLPTNLGNLECLEKLEVIGIAISELPSSVERLIGLTSLNLSDCKDLLSLPDTICSMTNLKALTLSGCSSLVLPKKLGNLTGLKELDVNKTAIRELPSSFEHLSNLTSLNLSDCKELLSIPNAICNFTNIETLTLSGCSKLEDLPENIGNLIGLKKLEIIGTAVKEPPSSIFLIKNLKVLRFHGCEGTLSMRSPNPVRLEVPSLSFLRSLVNLELRNCNLQAVPNDIDRLHLLRKLNLSENNFVCLPKSIIRLSKLKDMYIENCTSLRSLPQIPLSIRNIWANGCTSLETLPDQLKQESPFEPNVYLLNCFKLADNQRFSDKLLTLLSSYFQVLSLSLSNIMVLWFQELCYADFSRANRYELVVPGKKFPKFFTHQSEGASVTLEVPPNFGAKCLAIGMCAAFEYLPSGLGGLFGSGSHDRTRHMLRCSIASYPNDGVDRSTASKACILFPFPEKIGQVKPSHLWLIYVRREYLHRLFHRGCKILEIKFDLQIDFKKEGTGYLYSCGLDKIENGLDRPRKIKGNGFDHQIDLKTEGTSYVHPNWLCVKENEFDHRIGFKAEGTSSVHSNWLRRIEENGFDHQIGFKTEGTSYVHSNRLRKIEENGFDRQIGFKTEGTSYVHSNGSHKIEENEFDHQTEFKTESTGLKVNKCGVHFVFKQDIEGLSHTNEIDFFSDGEGSFSDEAGPSGEGSFRDCSEGSFSDEPGHSGEGSSNVMTGTERVWNLNQI